The following proteins are co-located in the Spea bombifrons isolate aSpeBom1 chromosome 3, aSpeBom1.2.pri, whole genome shotgun sequence genome:
- the LOC128484135 gene encoding uncharacterized protein LOC128484135 yields the protein MSGPGSPIQRIQVSDSGLLLGLLFFLLFSHLSAAPGSPWHYPGLFRVVLFLLWIHLYYSGLLEYSRNEAEPPCTPPVVGEVDGGFWEKEADMKKQVIAWTRPTVYLLVLRCTLTAWSMDVDAILAALRAGADQDGGCGACCACRVWWGRGGTVSRARFGSPARPPSCSAEPRVGWGGSVPEQESGPRAARAPGGVSSGRAAVFAAVVPKMAAAACVLAAVSRGCLTARKACCSLAGAVDGGPGACTGATGCGASSRPLRWPRQNCGACWRPRGSAGSGGRRFRCPPEEDIAGGCGSPIRGQAGGSSGDDLALSLGPSARLPPQGEGLVGSSQLLYGSSDEEAFATPLPAFLTAPAGGLPSFGPLPVVSGTATVPGPVISPLSSTQAVSGVLLQDASPLLGPGLQGPSSNTASATAPQEVCRSLGGVVLPQVWLVGHSFIFWARRRAAVRPNGEQLGFSPLAVEVRWFGKRGMLWVHLLPELVRLSRLLGPPSVLVIHLGGNDLGVVPVRSLGDTVLRDLARLMVLFPDVRLVWSEVVSRNFWRVATNQRALERSRVKFNRWISKFVASVNGVTVRHRVFERDAANLFRSDGVHLNDIGLDLFNLALQEAIGQAMACVGGGPR from the exons atgtcaggacccGGCTCCCCGATCCAGAGGATTCAGGTATCGGATTCAG GTCTGCTTCTGggtctcctcttcttcttgctCTTCTCCCATCTCTCCGCTGCTCCTGGCTCTCCGTGGCATTATCCTGGCCTCTTCCGAGTGGTTCTCTTTCTTTTATGGATCCATCTGTATTATTCTGGCCTTTTGGAGTATTCCCGCAACGAGGCAGAGCCTCCATGCACACCACCGGTTGTTGGAGAGG TAGATGGAGgtttctgggagaaggaagccGACATGAAGAAACAAGTTATCGCGTGG ACACGGCCAACAGTTTACCTGCTTGTGCTTAGGTGTACCCTGACGGCCTGGAGCATGGACGTGGATGCGATCCTCGCTGCTCTCAGGGCTGGTGCGGACCAGGACGGTG GCTGCGGTGCCTGTTGTGCCTGCCGGGTCTGGTGGGGCCGCGGAGGCACCGTCTCGCGGGCGCGTTTCGGGTCGCCGGCGCGCCCGCCCTCCTGCTCGGCTGAGCCCCGTGTCGGGTGGGGGGGCTCGGTACCGGAGCAGGAGTCCGGACCCCGGGCCGCGCGCGCCCCGGGAGGCGTCTCCTCGGGGCGGGCGGCCGTCTTCGCCGCCGTCGTccccaagatggcggcggcggcgTGCGTCCTCGCGGCGGTCTCGCGAGGCTGCCTCACGGCTCGCAAGGCCTGCTGCTCCCTTGCCGGGGCCGTCGACGGAGGCCCCGGCGCCTGCACGGGCGCCACGGGATGCGGCGCCTCGTCGCGGCCGCTCCGGTGGCCGCGGCAGAACTGTGGAGCCTGCTGGAGGCCGCGCGGGAGCGCGGGAAGCGGCGGGCGGCGTTTCCGCTGCCCGCCCGAAGAGGACATCGCGGGCGGTTGCGGCAGCCCCATCCGGGGTCAG GCAGGGGGGTCCTCCGGGGACGACCTGGCCCTCTCTCTGGGGCCCTCGGCCCGCTTACCTCCTCAGGGGGAAGGGCTGGTGGGGTCTTCCCAGCTTCTTTACGGCTCCTCTGATGAGGAGGCTTTTGCTACCCCCCTTCCTGCTTTCCTTACGGCGCCTGCTGGTGGCTTGCCAAGTTTCGGCCCCCTGCCGGTGGTTTCTGGTACTGCAACGGTTCCAGGACCTGTGATCTCACCCCTCTCCTCTACACAGGCTGTGTCTGGTGTGTTGCTGCAGGATGCTTCGCCGCTGCTGGGACCAGGACTTCAGGGACCTTCTAGCAATACGGCTTCGGCTACGGCGCCGCAGGAGGTCTGCCGGTCGCTTGGCG GTGTGGTTCTCCCTCAAGTCTGGCTCGTTGGACATTCCTTCATCTTCTGGGCCAGGAGGCGGGCGGCAGTTCGCCCGAACGGGGAGCAGTTGGGGTTCTCTCCTCTTGCGGTTGAGGTGCGGTGGTTCGGGAAACGGGGGATGCTGTGGGTTCATCTCCTCCCTGAGCTGGTTCGGTTGTCCCGGTTGTTGGGTCCTCCCTCGGTTCTGGTGATTCACCTCGGGGGGAATGATCTTGGGGTGGTCCCGGTTAGGTCTCTGGGGGATACGGTTCTTCGGGACCTTGCTAGGCTTATGGTGTTGTTTCCTGATGTCCGGTTGGTGTGGTCCGAGGTGGTGTCTCGGAATTTTTGGCGGGTGGCGACTAATCAGCGGGCCCTGGAGCGGTCGCGGGTTAAATTTAATCGTTGGATTTCCAAGTTTGTGGCTAGCGTTAATGGTGTGACGGTTCGGCATAGGGTGTTTGAAAGGGACGCGGCCAATTTGTTTCGGAGTGATGGCGTTCATTTGAATGACATCGGTTTGGATCTTTTCAATTTGGCTCTACAGGAGGCTATCGGTCAGGCCATGGCGTGTGTTGGTGGGGGCCCCCGCTGA